A single Methylomonas sp. AM2-LC DNA region contains:
- a CDS encoding filamentous haemagglutinin family protein — protein MSSKQLTTNNNAISFFKLKPLVAVVRVVLAGGLFSGPVHAELPVPVIDNWQTSGNSDFTSDGTNMVITQHTHNAILNWQHYNVGANNTVQYKQPDGTSVSLNRIYDMNASSILGHITANGQVYLVNNNGFVFGNGAVVDASTFVASALNISSETIQNGLVAEFNDTTTISHLGSAALNGDLDTTKNATATTVNPNGFIRVDNGASIHVSANGQIILAAPTVTNAGKISGDSHAQIILVASKDKVYLQPVSATSPFAGLLVEVGTGGKVTNQAAGDISVREGNVTLAGFAVNQSGRISSTTSVNVNGSVRLLARENLNNGPVQVDSSGYLVPGQTVRSADLGDGLSTQSSVTFGTNSSVTISPDANSGTAITEQTQPKSYIEASGNIIDMKQGASIVAPSANVNFTALDNNNLAIISQRPSSLISPSNTGRIDLEKGSSIDVSGLQAVQMTMESNVQQVSVESYNLRDSPYQRGGVLQGETVLVDVRNLPTIIDAAGAVSGMHHSVYERMTSGGTINLKASGDVIVNNGASLNIAGGWLDYQSGYIATTQLLSSTGQLVDISQADPNQHYTQVFGTVSEGNVKWNDYTKYSVQGTVAGYYQQGYVQGEAAGTLNVQAPVMVFGGDLNAHAVNGAYQTGTPVTGGSFYFNQDDNVSNGSAALSNQNVLFQASKPTVNFGVNDVLPQSSGQPLAMQLSSALINGSGLGHILIKTGGNITVGKDAAISMPALSSIELDAGSININGSIHTSAGSITLNSLAVNSNKGLMDIAANSLLDVSGSWVNNLQNGATFQSTKPAIIDAGTIKLSASSDLNIHQGAAIKADGGAWLSTAGRLTSGAGGAIALTAGVGGTSYFGTLELNGQLEAYGLNKDGSLSVTTSQNIDIGNTVLDKTALTLGVNGDNHFNFSSALAFSTLTLNSNDGSASQLRLEANTQLLLEQQNKILTGNYQQQASADSIAAFSQITTLPHALLAPETLNLSGYAGITLDTGSAITFGTGSRFDANGTVNLTSKAGNGIYIDGTINALAGNIAVNLKANQGAYNSKQTIWLGANAVLNTQGMTLLNDPNALSISTGSVLNGGNVSLQAQIGYVVMEKGSQINTSGTNHQFTVAVSNTDAPGFHYEFPVIGSNAGNISITAAEGLVLDGTFSAHAGSASNSGGSLAVTLNRNNRGDNQAGDLPTNALQLNVVQAYQQLLSHNQGFGTDLNGFLGQATISSEQVTQAGFDNLQLTVPNQSTGVQGTVQFEGDVTLKTASSINIDAPSIAWSGLNGSNSGVVKLDTSLLELGSSSIQSQNSTPITGGGTLQTTSNVNWTQLNGALELTGFNQVNLSSVHDLRAVGVVSATDKTVIGELTTAANLNLHASQIYPSTLTNYTFNVIGDNGQITISGSNTDVTPLAADGKLTINAAVIDQNGVLKAPLGSIAMNASKSMEFSANSVTSVSADGKTIPFGVISNGLWEYPLTDQSGNTSSLVFDTKTTAGYVAVGVKDLSFNSPVIKFDTGSVVNVAGGGDLIAAEFQAGLGGSSDYLANSKGFAILPSLGSSLAPYDPNYSASFNYDPRTTVYLSGYGDLPAGFYTILPAAYAVLPGAYLVTPVANTTDQSSTTYLASGVPVVSGYETIAGTNIHDSRTSGFMVETSAQVKQHSFYNIQTANNFFTASANTNNTSLPLLPNDSGQISIDATTQLLLDGTFNVASAHGGKGAKMDISAPLIKVVTSANYAATPGTLELVDTQLNKLHIDSLLLGGTRVFNNQTGDTTLTASADSVSFDTGVSLKQLDLMAAAKNTVEVLGGADLTSSGKVNTGESLVNVTGDSALLRVSADNQITINHSQLSGVAGVVKIDKDANITASKSILLDGSYSTQLNGNVNIKNGSLSLAANSINLGNISAVSTDPSLPQPLNLSNDVLAAFGADTLILNSRSAINLYGTVGEFDSLGNQHPLSFNNLVLNTAALSGFNQRRNAVELEATNLTLENTQNASSSIAGKGLGILDVIATNFIQGNGVVNVDGFRTVNVTVANEYNATGNGTLNVAGNLNLSAAALTTTAGDKLNINATGSNANVVISGNDNTTVYNSSEYGGAIALNGNSITLNNANVLLPSGNLSLTAKSGDILVEGQSKLNLAGAAVNYAGSLQYTPGGTFSANAQAGKITLTKTTELDIGSGGTNAAGGQLNLSALAQSVELDGTLNAKGASATINVANYAAGQDFNGLVDKLTAAGVNNNLYFRVHNADIALDAGHEIVAKTINLVSDQGAIDIAGTLKADGVNNGGSIQLNAGGEITLENHSLLSAKVTNISNGGVGGNVSLSSVDSLQPGHSGINIMSGATIDVTGSNAATGGVVNLSALRTGGSSTTVDTGINIQPIAGNVVGYREFNAIGYKKYTGVDSNAITSDTTAYMAAAAQSVADLGAGLTLRPGVEIDYNGNLDLTDSLDLSALSSQGIAGNLIIAASGNLTLDNGASITDGFNNGTLETVDSWSMQLVAGADQTSADKFAVANSGDLTLGSGSSIHSGSGDIKLAAAGNIVLTDQTSTIYSAGKDTGSGTVKLAANTAYANAGGDIVIHAGGNVVGAVSNQFLTAWTNQQYAGVTPRGIIKLPAWGIDASKFQENIGSFGGGAVTVSAGGDITDLSVMMPTTGKETASGIQIQGGGTMQVNAAGNIAGGAYYLGMGSATLTAGGKIEGSANQFSSGPQILISGDSSGQQTVAAGSGDSQVTLNANQGVAVSAVSDAMSIGSGTNGYSSYTAKSGITINSLSGDIHLSADTSVAEALVGASTVGSAQIFSEAYPATLNATAFNGNVILDTNIVMSPSASGNLNLFAKQNVGGSTSDSCAGNVVGECSIVMSDASPANIAGYQVRSTALTQQVDGALFDAYYVDSGTVNSSAFNSSIFHALTPLHSTDTQLAHIVTQTGDVSNLYINLPKQAVIKAGQDMINASINIQQINATDGSVISAGRDFVFTATPDSDGVIHANAYQSIQVGGPGTVLVETGRNLDLGASVGIETVGNFNNNALSSTGASVNVVVGLNGGTPDYNAFINKYLQDSSQYASSFAALQAIITPFMQQYTGITNLSDSAALTAFSKLDASQTTAIHPQLTALLGSVFFNELKVAGSAAAADKLVGYAPGFAAIEALFPGTNWSGNITMDYSKIQTVSGGGVNLFVPGGQVNVGLAVAPTGAAAKASSDLGIVAQAQGDVNAFVKTDFEVNTSRVFTLGGGDILLWSSDGNIDAGKGAKTALAVTIPPPYFNSKTHQLVVPAPVITDGSGIRTAGSDTITPGNVYLFAPQGVVNAGEAGIGGTNVTIGATAVLGAQNIQVSGVSTGVPQASTGSLAAGLTGTSNGTAGVSQVAQAAIDEENGQGQKNAMKNAVLGLLSVDILGFGE, from the coding sequence CGGGTTGTGCTGGCAGGAGGTTTGTTCTCTGGGCCGGTACATGCGGAGTTGCCAGTGCCGGTTATTGATAATTGGCAAACGTCTGGTAATTCTGATTTTACCAGCGACGGCACAAATATGGTGATTACTCAGCATACTCATAATGCAATTCTAAATTGGCAACACTATAATGTGGGTGCCAATAATACCGTGCAATATAAACAGCCCGATGGCACATCGGTATCTCTTAATCGTATTTATGACATGAATGCCAGCAGCATTCTCGGTCATATCACTGCAAATGGTCAAGTATACCTGGTTAATAATAATGGTTTTGTCTTTGGCAATGGTGCTGTAGTCGATGCCAGTACTTTTGTCGCCTCAGCTTTAAACATCAGTAGCGAAACCATACAAAACGGTCTGGTTGCTGAGTTTAACGATACCACTACGATCAGTCATTTGGGTTCCGCTGCTTTAAACGGTGATTTAGACACAACGAAAAACGCTACAGCGACCACTGTTAATCCCAATGGTTTTATCAGAGTGGATAATGGCGCCAGCATACACGTTTCCGCCAATGGTCAAATTATTTTAGCGGCTCCAACCGTTACCAATGCCGGAAAAATCAGTGGTGACAGTCATGCGCAGATTATTCTGGTAGCTAGTAAAGACAAGGTTTATTTACAACCAGTTTCAGCCACTAGTCCGTTTGCGGGTTTGCTGGTAGAAGTTGGCACAGGCGGCAAGGTTACCAATCAGGCCGCTGGTGATATTTCGGTACGGGAAGGTAATGTTACCTTAGCCGGTTTTGCTGTTAATCAATCCGGTCGGATTTCTTCAACAACCTCTGTCAATGTAAACGGTTCCGTACGTTTATTGGCACGCGAAAATTTAAATAATGGCCCTGTGCAAGTTGATAGTTCAGGTTATTTAGTGCCTGGCCAAACTGTGCGTAGCGCCGATTTGGGTGATGGATTGAGTACGCAGTCCAGCGTTACTTTTGGTACTAACAGTTCAGTGACTATTTCGCCGGATGCTAATAGTGGTACTGCGATTACTGAGCAAACCCAGCCAAAATCCTATATAGAGGCTAGTGGTAACATTATCGACATGAAACAGGGTGCCTCGATAGTGGCGCCCTCAGCCAATGTTAATTTCACGGCTTTGGATAATAACAATCTAGCCATTATCAGTCAAAGACCCAGTTCACTCATTTCCCCTAGCAATACAGGGCGTATTGACCTGGAGAAAGGTTCCTCTATTGATGTTTCCGGTTTGCAAGCTGTGCAAATGACGATGGAAAGCAATGTACAACAGGTTTCGGTAGAAAGTTATAATTTGCGAGACTCCCCATACCAACGTGGCGGAGTGTTGCAAGGTGAAACAGTGCTGGTGGATGTGCGTAATCTGCCCACTATCATTGACGCTGCTGGTGCAGTTTCAGGGATGCATCACAGCGTTTATGAGCGTATGACCTCAGGTGGAACCATAAATCTAAAGGCCAGTGGCGACGTGATTGTTAATAACGGCGCTTCGCTAAATATTGCTGGTGGTTGGCTGGATTATCAGTCAGGCTATATTGCTACCACCCAATTATTATCCAGTACCGGACAATTAGTAGATATCAGTCAGGCAGATCCAAATCAGCACTATACACAAGTTTTTGGTACTGTCTCAGAAGGTAATGTTAAATGGAATGATTATACCAAATACAGTGTACAAGGCACGGTGGCAGGTTATTATCAGCAAGGTTATGTGCAGGGTGAGGCTGCGGGTACCTTGAATGTGCAGGCGCCCGTCATGGTGTTTGGTGGCGATTTAAATGCGCATGCAGTTAACGGCGCTTATCAAACTGGCACGCCGGTAACCGGAGGCAGTTTTTATTTTAATCAGGATGATAATGTCAGCAATGGTAGTGCGGCACTCTCCAACCAGAATGTACTTTTTCAAGCATCCAAACCTACGGTCAACTTTGGTGTCAACGATGTATTGCCGCAAAGCAGTGGTCAACCTCTGGCTATGCAATTGTCCAGTGCTTTAATCAATGGCTCCGGCCTGGGTCATATTTTAATCAAGACCGGTGGTAATATTACGGTTGGCAAGGATGCAGCGATATCTATGCCTGCTTTAAGCTCAATAGAGCTGGATGCTGGCAGTATCAATATTAATGGTAGCATCCATACCTCAGCAGGAAGTATTACCCTTAATAGTTTGGCGGTAAACAGTAACAAGGGGCTTATGGATATAGCTGCCAATTCACTATTAGATGTATCTGGCAGTTGGGTGAACAATTTACAAAATGGCGCAACCTTTCAGTCAACTAAGCCTGCTATTATCGATGCCGGCACGATTAAGTTATCTGCAAGCAGTGATCTAAATATTCATCAGGGGGCAGCAATTAAAGCCGATGGCGGTGCCTGGTTAAGCACTGCCGGACGATTGACTTCAGGTGCTGGTGGTGCTATTGCATTAACTGCGGGTGTCGGGGGCACTTCATATTTTGGGACTCTAGAACTGAATGGTCAGCTGGAAGCGTATGGATTGAATAAGGATGGTAGCTTATCGGTAACGACCAGCCAAAATATAGATATTGGCAATACTGTGCTGGATAAAACCGCATTAACGCTGGGTGTCAATGGCGATAATCATTTTAATTTTTCCAGTGCTTTGGCATTCAGTACCCTGACGCTGAATAGTAATGATGGTAGTGCCAGTCAACTCAGGCTGGAAGCGAATACCCAGTTATTATTAGAACAACAAAATAAAATCCTGACCGGCAACTATCAGCAGCAAGCCAGTGCAGATTCTATTGCTGCTTTTAGTCAAATAACAACATTACCCCACGCTTTGTTGGCACCCGAAACACTTAATTTAAGTGGCTATGCCGGTATAACGCTGGACACTGGTAGCGCTATCACTTTTGGTACTGGCAGCCGTTTTGATGCAAACGGCACAGTTAACTTGACATCTAAAGCAGGTAACGGAATTTATATTGATGGCACTATAAATGCGCTAGCCGGAAATATAGCTGTCAATCTTAAAGCTAATCAGGGAGCATATAATTCAAAACAGACCATTTGGTTAGGTGCAAATGCAGTTTTAAATACCCAAGGTATGACGCTGTTGAATGATCCTAATGCCCTTAGCATCAGTACCGGTAGTGTCTTGAATGGTGGTAATGTGTCTTTGCAGGCGCAAATTGGTTATGTGGTGATGGAGAAGGGATCACAAATTAATACTTCTGGCACTAATCACCAATTTACTGTGGCTGTCAGCAACACTGATGCGCCAGGATTTCACTACGAGTTTCCTGTAATCGGCTCAAATGCCGGTAATATCAGTATCACTGCTGCGGAAGGCTTGGTACTGGATGGTACGTTTTCTGCGCATGCCGGTTCTGCTAGTAACAGCGGCGGCAGTCTGGCTGTAACCCTCAATCGAAACAACCGTGGTGATAATCAAGCTGGCGATTTACCAACTAATGCTTTGCAACTGAATGTAGTGCAGGCTTATCAGCAACTATTGTCCCATAATCAAGGTTTTGGTACCGATTTAAACGGTTTTTTGGGACAGGCAACAATAAGTAGTGAGCAAGTGACGCAAGCAGGTTTTGATAATCTGCAATTGACGGTACCTAATCAATCCACTGGTGTGCAGGGCACAGTACAATTTGAGGGAGATGTTACTTTAAAAACGGCTTCCAGTATTAATATCGATGCGCCTAGCATTGCCTGGAGCGGACTGAATGGCAGTAACTCTGGTGTAGTTAAGTTGGACACTTCTCTGTTAGAGCTGGGTTCTTCCTCCATCCAGTCACAGAATAGTACGCCCATCACCGGCGGTGGTACCCTGCAAACCACTAGTAACGTCAACTGGACACAATTAAACGGTGCCTTGGAGTTAACCGGCTTTAATCAGGTAAATTTAAGCAGTGTGCATGATTTACGCGCCGTGGGCGTGGTATCAGCTACTGATAAAACCGTCATTGGCGAATTAACCACAGCAGCCAATCTGAATTTGCATGCCAGTCAGATATATCCGAGCACATTGACTAATTATACCTTTAATGTCATTGGCGATAATGGTCAGATTACTATTTCAGGTAGTAATACCGATGTTACCCCCTTGGCGGCAGATGGCAAATTGACCATCAATGCCGCGGTGATTGATCAAAACGGTGTATTAAAAGCGCCGTTGGGTAGCATAGCTATGAATGCCAGCAAATCTATGGAATTTTCTGCTAACAGTGTTACCTCTGTGTCTGCGGATGGAAAAACTATCCCGTTTGGGGTAATTTCTAATGGCTTATGGGAATATCCGTTAACGGACCAAAGCGGAAACACTTCCTCTTTAGTGTTTGATACTAAAACCACTGCAGGCTATGTCGCTGTGGGTGTGAAAGACCTAAGTTTTAATTCACCTGTCATCAAATTTGATACCGGTAGTGTGGTAAATGTTGCTGGGGGCGGGGATTTGATTGCAGCTGAATTTCAGGCGGGTTTAGGTGGTAGCTCTGATTATCTGGCTAACAGTAAAGGCTTTGCTATTTTGCCCAGCTTGGGTTCATCCTTGGCTCCTTATGATCCGAATTATTCTGCAAGCTTTAACTACGACCCACGCACCACTGTTTACTTAAGTGGCTATGGTGATCTTCCTGCAGGTTTTTATACTATATTACCGGCAGCCTATGCAGTTTTGCCGGGCGCATATCTAGTCACGCCAGTGGCTAATACGACCGATCAATCCAGTACTACCTATCTGGCTTCTGGTGTTCCGGTAGTTTCTGGATATGAAACTATTGCAGGCACTAATATTCATGATTCGCGAACCAGTGGCTTTATGGTGGAAACCAGTGCTCAGGTAAAGCAGCACTCTTTTTATAATATTCAGACCGCAAACAACTTTTTTACCGCTAGTGCTAACACAAACAATACCAGTCTGCCTTTGTTGCCTAACGATAGTGGTCAAATATCCATCGATGCAACGACACAGTTACTACTAGATGGCACTTTTAACGTGGCTTCTGCGCATGGTGGTAAAGGTGCCAAAATGGATATTTCCGCGCCACTGATTAAAGTTGTGACCAGTGCCAATTATGCGGCAACTCCAGGCACGCTGGAATTAGTGGACACCCAGCTGAATAAGTTGCATATTGATAGTCTACTGTTAGGTGGTACCCGCGTATTCAACAATCAAACCGGGGATACTACGCTCACCGCTTCGGCAGACAGTGTAAGTTTCGATACCGGTGTGTCCTTAAAGCAGCTTGATCTGATGGCTGCGGCCAAAAATACCGTTGAAGTGTTAGGTGGTGCGGACCTAACGAGTAGCGGTAAAGTGAATACTGGAGAATCTTTAGTCAATGTTACTGGCGATAGTGCTCTGTTGCGAGTTTCTGCCGACAATCAGATAACCATCAATCATAGCCAGTTATCCGGTGTAGCTGGCGTGGTTAAAATTGATAAAGATGCAAACATAACAGCTAGCAAATCCATATTACTGGATGGCAGTTATTCTACCCAGTTGAACGGCAATGTTAATATTAAAAATGGTTCTTTAAGTTTGGCAGCTAATAGTATTAATCTGGGTAACATTAGTGCGGTAAGCACAGACCCTTCGTTGCCACAGCCGTTAAATTTGTCTAATGATGTTTTAGCTGCTTTTGGTGCTGATACCCTGATTTTAAATAGTCGGAGTGCAATAAACTTATATGGCACTGTTGGCGAGTTTGATAGTCTTGGCAATCAACATCCGTTAAGTTTTAATAATTTGGTGTTGAATACAGCGGCTTTATCCGGTTTTAATCAACGTCGGAATGCCGTAGAGTTAGAAGCGACTAACTTAACTCTGGAAAATACTCAAAATGCATCATCAAGCATTGCTGGTAAAGGCCTCGGTATACTGGATGTAATAGCAACAAACTTTATACAGGGTAATGGCGTTGTTAATGTAGATGGCTTTAGAACAGTTAATGTTACTGTTGCAAATGAATACAATGCCACAGGTAATGGCACATTAAATGTGGCTGGCAATTTAAATTTAAGTGCAGCGGCTTTGACCACTACTGCGGGTGATAAACTTAATATTAATGCTACGGGCTCAAATGCTAATGTAGTAATTAGTGGTAACGATAATACTACGGTTTATAATTCCAGCGAATATGGCGGTGCTATTGCGCTGAATGGCAACTCTATAACCCTGAATAATGCCAATGTATTATTACCCTCTGGTAATTTAAGTCTGACGGCCAAAAGCGGTGATATTTTGGTGGAAGGCCAAAGTAAGCTGAATCTGGCGGGGGCTGCCGTTAATTATGCGGGTAGCTTGCAATATACCCCAGGCGGTACTTTTAGTGCAAACGCACAGGCGGGTAAAATTACCTTAACCAAAACTACCGAACTGGATATTGGTTCTGGCGGCACTAATGCAGCAGGTGGTCAGCTGAACTTAAGTGCGTTAGCCCAAAGTGTAGAACTTGACGGTACCTTGAACGCCAAAGGCGCTAGTGCCACCATTAATGTAGCTAATTATGCAGCGGGTCAAGACTTTAATGGTTTAGTGGATAAACTGACGGCAGCTGGGGTGAATAATAATCTGTATTTTCGAGTGCACAATGCTGATATTGCGCTGGATGCCGGGCATGAGATTGTCGCCAAAACTATCAATCTGGTTTCAGATCAAGGGGCTATTGATATTGCCGGAACCTTGAAAGCTGATGGCGTCAATAATGGCGGTAGTATTCAACTCAATGCCGGTGGTGAAATTACCCTGGAAAACCATTCTTTATTGTCAGCAAAAGTCACTAATATCAGTAATGGCGGTGTGGGTGGTAATGTAAGTTTGTCTTCTGTAGATTCATTGCAACCGGGTCATAGTGGTATTAATATCATGTCGGGTGCCACCATAGATGTGACTGGTTCCAATGCCGCAACTGGCGGGGTAGTCAACTTGAGTGCCTTACGTACCGGAGGTAGTAGTACTACAGTGGATACCGGAATAAATATCCAGCCCATAGCGGGTAATGTTGTCGGTTACCGCGAATTTAATGCTATAGGCTATAAAAAGTATACCGGAGTTGATAGTAATGCTATTACTAGCGATACCACAGCCTATATGGCAGCCGCCGCACAAAGCGTTGCCGATTTGGGCGCAGGGCTAACGTTGCGTCCCGGTGTTGAAATTGACTATAACGGCAATCTGGATTTGACTGATAGTTTGGACTTATCTGCCTTAAGTAGTCAGGGAATTGCGGGTAATTTGATTATTGCTGCCAGCGGAAATTTAACACTGGATAATGGTGCATCGATTACAGATGGTTTTAATAATGGCACTCTGGAAACGGTAGACTCCTGGTCTATGCAGTTAGTTGCTGGTGCAGATCAAACTAGCGCGGATAAATTCGCCGTGGCTAACAGTGGTGATTTAACGTTGGGTTCTGGTTCCAGTATACATTCTGGCTCTGGTGATATTAAGTTAGCCGCTGCCGGTAATATTGTGTTAACCGATCAAACCTCAACTATATATAGTGCTGGTAAAGACACCGGGTCAGGTACAGTTAAACTAGCTGCCAATACCGCTTATGCAAATGCAGGTGGCGATATCGTGATACATGCCGGTGGTAATGTGGTTGGTGCGGTGAGCAATCAGTTTCTGACAGCCTGGACAAATCAACAATATGCAGGTGTGACTCCAAGAGGAATAATCAAATTACCCGCCTGGGGTATCGATGCCAGTAAGTTTCAGGAAAATATAGGTTCCTTTGGTGGCGGGGCTGTAACGGTAAGTGCAGGAGGCGATATTACCGATCTTTCTGTGATGATGCCTACTACGGGTAAAGAAACGGCTTCAGGAATTCAAATTCAAGGTGGTGGCACTATGCAGGTTAATGCCGCTGGCAACATAGCTGGTGGTGCTTATTATCTGGGCATGGGCAGTGCCACGCTGACGGCTGGCGGAAAAATTGAAGGTAGTGCCAATCAATTTAGCAGTGGCCCGCAAATCCTAATCAGTGGTGACAGCTCTGGGCAGCAAACAGTGGCTGCTGGCAGTGGTGATTCGCAAGTGACTTTGAACGCCAATCAAGGCGTTGCGGTGTCTGCGGTTTCAGATGCTATGAGCATTGGATCTGGCACAAACGGCTATTCTAGTTACACAGCAAAAAGTGGTATTACGATCAATAGCCTGTCTGGTGATATTCACCTGAGTGCTGATACCAGTGTCGCAGAGGCGTTGGTTGGCGCTTCAACAGTTGGTAGTGCTCAAATATTCAGTGAAGCATATCCTGCAACTCTGAATGCAACTGCTTTTAATGGTAACGTCATTCTGGATACAAACATTGTTATGTCGCCATCCGCTTCAGGAAATCTTAACCTGTTTGCCAAACAAAATGTTGGTGGTAGTACTAGTGACTCATGTGCTGGCAATGTGGTAGGAGAGTGTAGTATTGTCATGTCCGATGCGTCACCCGCAAACATAGCTGGTTATCAGGTTCGCTCAACGGCTCTTACTCAGCAGGTAGATGGTGCCTTGTTTGATGCCTATTATGTTGATAGTGGCACGGTAAATTCTTCTGCTTTTAATAGTAGTATTTTCCACGCTTTAACCCCGTTACATAGTACAGATACACAATTAGCGCACATAGTGACCCAAACGGGTGATGTGTCTAATTTGTATATTAACTTGCCTAAACAGGCAGTTATCAAGGCTGGGCAGGATATGATTAATGCCTCAATCAATATTCAGCAAATCAATGCTACCGATGGCTCAGTGATCTCCGCAGGTCGCGACTTTGTATTTACGGCTACTCCGGATAGCGATGGTGTTATCCATGCCAACGCTTATCAAAGTATACAGGTGGGGGGGCCAGGTACGGTTTTGGTAGAAACTGGTAGAAATCTTGATTTAGGGGCTTCGGTCGGTATAGAAACAGTGGGTAATTTCAATAACAATGCTTTATCCAGTACAGGTGCCTCGGTGAATGTGGTGGTAGGCTTAAATGGTGGAACGCCGGATTATAATGCGTTCATCAATAAATACTTACAAGACAGTAGTCAATATGCAAGCAGCTTCGCAGCATTGCAAGCTATCATTACTCCTTTTATGCAGCAGTATACCGGCATCACTAATTTGTCTGATAGCGCAGCCCTCACTGCCTTCAGCAAGTTGGATGCCAGCCAAACCACTGCTATTCATCCGCAGTTGACTGCTTTGTTGGGTAGTGTGTTTTTCAATGAGCTTAAGGTAGCGGGTTCTGCGGCTGCTGCGGATAAGTTGGTCGGTTATGCCCCCGGTTTTGCCGCGATAGAGGCTTTATTTCCGGGTACCAATTGGTCAGGCAATATCACCATGGATTACAGTAAGATACAAACTGTATCGGGTGGTGGTGTAAATTTATTTGTACCGGGCGGGCAGGTTAATGTGGGCTTGGCAGTAGCGCCTACCGGGGCTGCGGCTAAAGCGTCCTCTGATCTGGGTATCGTGGCTCAAGCTCAGGGTGATGTTAATGCTTTTGTGAAAACCGATTTTGAAGTGAATACCTCCAGGGTGTTTACGCTGGGTGGTGGTGATATTTTATTGTGGTCGTCTGATGGCAATATTGATGCCGGAAAAGGTGCTAAAACAGCGTTGGCAGTGACTATTCCACCTCCTTATTTTAATTCTAAAACTCATCAATTAGTGGTGCCTGCGCCAGTTATTACCGATGGTAGCGGGATTCGAACCGCAGGAAGCGACACCATAACTCCGGGGAATGTCTATTTATTTGCACCACAAGGTGTGGTAAATGCTGGTGAGGCGGGTATTGGTGGTACCAATGTCACTATTGGCGCGACCGCCGTACTGGGTGCGCAGAACATTCAGGTCAGCGGTGTCAGTACCGGTGTGCCGCAAGCTTCCACAGGTAGTTTGGCGGCTGGTTTAACTGGAACCAGCAATGGTACCGCGGGTGTTAGTCAAGTTGCACAAGCTGCAATAGACGAAGAGAATGGTCAAGGCCAGAAAAACGCTATGAAAAATGCAGTGTTAGGTTTGTTGAGTGTTGATATTTTAGGTTTTGGTGAATAA